In a single window of the Acinetobacter sp. CS-2 genome:
- a CDS encoding Lon protease family protein: MPQKLDQMNSSLSATTTVTQPDPLQSSLISAFDQPEIQNTLTKTKLQPKQLTHIPNLEKIPASTRRIKPLNNFLGQDRARASVEAGIALPYSGYNIFAVGTAGLGKRTMIKRLLQQHAKTMQTPNDWVYVNNFKFPRQPIALELPPGQGPKFQALLHQTWQTILKQLERRFTAETYHNRIEMIREQTGDEQQSALVELTKEGANFDLKLISQDDEHCFVPVHLKNNEYQEMSKEDINALDSKQRAEIAANIRYMNKKLERLGLHLGDLEDDARDQVQHLNRDIAKQVVMPRIDLIQNKYPDVDGLTEYLQYYAEDIINNVEIILEQEEDDFAPGIFSRVPSRYQANIIVSYKPNSGAPVIFEDFPTHYNLLGHVEQLTQNGTITTDFTLIRPGSLHRANGGFLMLEAEQLLEQPYAWQGLKRALKSGKLKLSSLEHMLTLTGSISIEPQAIPLNIKVILLAEPEIYYEILELEPELGSVFKIRADFTDTLQRNDINEQAYMQLIADYVQADKLLPFDRSALAALLTDSSRQAEDQSSLSLHALTLGDLIREAHHHAAQAGDKTVSEKHINTALDHRKYRLGYLRELYWQDLTRGTQLIETKGHRLGQINALSVIQYADVEFGLPSRLTASVYQGGGDILDIERSVELGGSLHAKGILLMSSFLKAHFGREQMLHFSAALAFEQSYGQIDGDSATVAELSALISAISQLPIDQSWAITGSMNQLGQVQPIGGVNAKIEGFYDACKLQGLTGKQGVIIPHQNMEHLMLRHDVIEAVAKGQFHIHAIETIDQALEILMARPVGTLNKKGRYSKGSIYAAVMAQLEYWQALEDGAELEEEPKKKKKKKKDKKKTKGEASANEAVTTAAVEPKANEQDPLAEKV, from the coding sequence GTGCCCCAAAAACTCGATCAAATGAATTCTTCATTATCTGCAACAACTACAGTGACTCAACCAGACCCTCTACAAAGCAGTTTAATTTCAGCATTCGATCAACCGGAAATTCAAAACACCCTGACCAAAACAAAGCTTCAACCCAAGCAACTGACGCATATTCCCAATCTTGAAAAAATTCCTGCGTCAACACGAAGAATCAAACCGCTCAATAACTTTCTTGGGCAAGATCGCGCACGTGCCTCTGTTGAAGCAGGCATCGCTTTGCCTTACTCGGGCTATAATATTTTTGCGGTAGGCACAGCAGGCTTAGGTAAACGCACCATGATCAAGCGTTTACTGCAACAGCATGCCAAGACCATGCAAACCCCGAATGACTGGGTCTATGTCAACAATTTCAAGTTTCCCCGTCAGCCGATTGCACTTGAACTTCCGCCTGGACAAGGTCCTAAATTCCAGGCCTTGCTGCATCAAACCTGGCAAACCATCTTAAAACAGCTGGAACGGCGCTTTACTGCGGAAACCTATCACAACCGTATTGAAATGATTCGCGAGCAAACTGGCGATGAACAGCAATCAGCCTTGGTCGAACTGACCAAAGAAGGTGCAAACTTTGACTTAAAACTGATTTCGCAAGATGATGAACACTGTTTCGTGCCGGTTCATCTTAAAAACAATGAATATCAGGAAATGTCTAAAGAAGACATTAATGCCTTGGATAGCAAACAGCGCGCAGAAATTGCTGCAAACATTCGCTACATGAATAAAAAACTGGAGCGGTTGGGCCTACATTTAGGTGATCTGGAAGATGATGCACGAGATCAGGTCCAGCATCTCAACCGTGACATTGCTAAACAGGTGGTGATGCCGCGTATTGATCTGATTCAGAACAAATATCCCGATGTCGATGGCCTGACAGAATATCTGCAATATTATGCGGAAGATATTATCAATAATGTAGAAATTATTCTCGAGCAAGAAGAGGATGATTTTGCTCCGGGCATCTTCAGTCGCGTGCCTTCACGTTATCAGGCCAACATCATTGTTTCCTACAAACCCAATAGCGGTGCGCCGGTGATTTTTGAAGACTTCCCGACCCACTACAACTTGTTAGGACACGTGGAACAGCTTACTCAAAATGGGACCATCACCACCGATTTCACCCTGATTCGTCCGGGTTCACTACATCGGGCGAATGGTGGTTTTCTGATGCTCGAAGCTGAACAACTGCTGGAACAGCCTTATGCTTGGCAAGGTTTAAAACGTGCCCTGAAATCTGGAAAATTAAAGCTGTCCTCGCTGGAACATATGCTGACCTTAACCGGCAGCATCTCCATCGAACCACAAGCGATTCCATTAAATATTAAAGTGATTTTACTTGCAGAACCTGAAATTTATTATGAAATTTTAGAACTGGAACCTGAACTCGGCAGCGTGTTTAAAATTCGTGCCGACTTCACCGACACATTACAACGTAATGACATTAACGAACAAGCCTATATGCAACTGATTGCAGACTATGTTCAGGCAGACAAGCTATTACCTTTCGACCGTTCTGCGCTAGCTGCACTACTCACCGACTCAAGCCGTCAGGCAGAAGATCAAAGTTCCTTGTCATTACATGCCTTAACTTTGGGAGATCTGATCCGGGAAGCGCATCATCATGCAGCACAAGCCGGTGATAAAACCGTTTCGGAAAAACATATCAATACCGCACTAGATCATCGCAAGTATCGCTTGGGTTATTTACGTGAATTGTACTGGCAAGATTTAACGCGTGGCACGCAGTTAATCGAAACCAAAGGCCACCGTTTGGGTCAAATTAATGCCCTATCGGTGATTCAGTATGCCGATGTCGAATTTGGCTTACCTTCACGTTTGACTGCATCGGTCTATCAAGGTGGCGGTGACATTCTGGATATCGAGCGTAGTGTCGAATTGGGGGGCTCACTGCATGCCAAAGGCATATTGCTGATGTCTAGTTTTCTGAAAGCGCATTTTGGTCGTGAACAGATGCTGCATTTTTCGGCTGCCCTCGCCTTTGAACAAAGTTATGGTCAAATCGACGGTGACAGCGCAACCGTAGCTGAGCTTTCTGCCCTTATTTCTGCCATTAGCCAGTTACCGATTGACCAGTCCTGGGCCATTACCGGCTCCATGAACCAGTTGGGTCAGGTTCAGCCAATTGGCGGTGTCAATGCCAAAATTGAAGGTTTCTATGATGCCTGCAAGCTGCAAGGCTTAACAGGCAAACAGGGAGTGATTATTCCACATCAAAATATGGAACACCTGATGTTACGTCATGATGTGATTGAAGCTGTAGCCAAAGGTCAGTTCCATATTCACGCCATTGAAACCATTGACCAGGCTCTAGAAATTTTAATGGCACGTCCTGTCGGCACACTGAACAAAAAAGGCCGTTACAGTAAAGGTTCCATTTATGCAGCAGTCATGGCGCAATTAGAATATTGGCAGGCGCTTGAAGATGGTGCTGAACTGGAAGAAGAACCGAAGAAAAAGAAAAAAAAGAAAAAAGACAAGAAAAAAACCAAAGGTGAAGCATCTGCCAATGAAGCTGTAACCACTGCAGCAGTTGAGCCGAAAGCCAATGAGCAAGACCCACTCGCAGAAAAAGTATGA
- the grxD gene encoding Grx4 family monothiol glutaredoxin → MTEQVRDTEALIRDQIAKHAVLLYMKGTPQFPQCGFSARAVEALSQIGRPFAYVNILENPDIRATLPKIANWPTFPQLWINGELIGGSDIMLDMFQKGELKPLVEQYSPAPEA, encoded by the coding sequence ATGACTGAACAAGTACGCGATACTGAAGCGTTAATTCGTGACCAAATTGCTAAACATGCAGTATTACTTTACATGAAAGGTACACCACAATTTCCACAATGTGGTTTCTCTGCACGTGCAGTAGAAGCACTCAGTCAAATTGGTCGTCCATTTGCTTATGTCAACATTTTGGAAAACCCGGATATCCGTGCAACTTTACCGAAAATTGCTAACTGGCCTACGTTCCCACAATTGTGGATCAATGGTGAATTGATCGGTGGTAGCGATATCATGCTAGATATGTTCCAAAAAGGTGAGTTAAAACCTTTGGTCGAACAGTACAGCCCGGCACCTGAAGCTTAA
- a CDS encoding aspartate aminotransferase family protein, with the protein MNNITLAPVQTDQPSHLMPVFGRQPISFVRGRGSYLYTEDGTEYLDALTGIAVCGLGHSHPAVTEAIAEQAATLIHTSNIFEVPWQTAAAQKLAEVSGMEEIFFSNSGAESNEGAIKIARKFGHMQGVATPKIIVADHSFHGRTLATLSATGNKKVQEGFAPLVEGFIRVPFGDIEAIEEAAIHHPDIVAILVEPIQGEGGVNTAPQGFSYLEEIRQICNQHNWLMMLDEVQTGNGRTGKYFAYQHTNIVPDVLTTAKGLGNGFPIGAVMTQGRGVGVLTAGNHGSTYSGTALGSRVVYTVIDTIQKEHLVENAEKMGSYIVEQLTQQLADQNISVRGFGLMIGIELPKACGELVNVARDEYHLIINVTAGSVIRLLPPLNISQQQADQLIERLVKMIKAYLA; encoded by the coding sequence ATGAATAACATTACCCTTGCTCCTGTGCAAACTGATCAACCATCTCATTTGATGCCGGTATTTGGCCGTCAGCCGATCAGCTTTGTCCGAGGACGAGGTTCTTATCTTTATACTGAAGACGGTACTGAATATTTAGATGCATTGACCGGTATTGCAGTATGTGGCTTGGGTCACTCACACCCTGCGGTAACTGAAGCAATTGCTGAACAGGCAGCTACCCTGATTCATACCAGCAACATTTTTGAAGTACCTTGGCAAACCGCTGCTGCACAGAAACTGGCTGAAGTTTCAGGTATGGAAGAAATTTTCTTCTCGAATAGTGGTGCAGAATCAAATGAAGGTGCAATTAAAATTGCGCGTAAATTTGGTCATATGCAAGGGGTAGCAACACCTAAAATCATTGTTGCAGATCATTCTTTCCACGGTCGTACTCTGGCGACCCTTTCAGCGACGGGTAACAAAAAGGTTCAGGAAGGTTTTGCACCTTTGGTTGAAGGTTTTATCCGTGTGCCATTTGGTGATATCGAAGCAATTGAAGAAGCGGCCATCCATCACCCAGACATCGTGGCAATTCTGGTTGAACCGATTCAAGGTGAAGGTGGTGTAAATACTGCACCTCAAGGTTTTAGCTATCTGGAAGAAATTCGTCAAATTTGTAATCAGCATAACTGGTTGATGATGCTGGACGAAGTTCAAACGGGTAATGGCCGTACCGGTAAATACTTTGCTTATCAGCACACCAATATTGTTCCAGATGTACTCACCACTGCCAAAGGGCTAGGCAATGGTTTCCCAATTGGTGCGGTGATGACTCAAGGCCGTGGCGTTGGTGTTTTAACTGCCGGCAACCATGGTTCAACTTATAGTGGTACTGCCTTGGGTTCACGTGTGGTTTATACGGTTATTGATACCATTCAAAAAGAACATCTGGTTGAAAATGCCGAAAAAATGGGAAGTTATATCGTTGAGCAGTTAACCCAGCAACTGGCTGATCAAAATATTAGCGTTCGTGGTTTCGGTCTGATGATTGGTATTGAGTTACCAAAAGCCTGTGGCGAATTGGTCAATGTGGCACGTGATGAATATCATTTAATTATCAATGTGACTGCAGGTTCTGTAATCCGTTTATTACCGCCACTCAACATTAGCCAACAACAGGCTGATCAGTTGATTGAACGTCTGGTTAAAATGATCAAGGCTTATTTAGCTTAA
- a CDS encoding LysR family transcriptional regulator has protein sequence MLDQLRAMGVFACVVEKNSFSGAARELGITTSAVSQQIRSLENEMEVTLLHRSTRKLNLTEAGQAFFHSCQEMLAAAERGKIRINELRDDLVGDLRIATTPELGANHVIPALSHWMQAHRGLAVHLEADNQYIDILEGRIDIALRMSPKIEDHHLNVMPLALVEQVLVASPSYLNQSAPVSRPEDLNHHDLIPINIMKNYQHFSFQHAASDKTVNLEMKSRLSTNNVLVAKSLCLQGHGIARILYLDVQKDLMNGALVEVLPEWKLENFTLYAITAKKDQQPMKVHRCLDALKQYFSQLPGGRIYQAVS, from the coding sequence ATGTTAGATCAACTTCGAGCAATGGGTGTGTTTGCTTGTGTTGTTGAAAAAAACTCGTTTAGCGGTGCTGCACGTGAGTTAGGAATCACGACCAGCGCCGTGAGTCAGCAAATTCGTTCTTTAGAAAATGAAATGGAAGTGACACTTCTACATCGATCTACAAGAAAATTGAATTTGACTGAAGCTGGACAGGCTTTTTTCCACAGCTGTCAAGAAATGCTTGCCGCTGCAGAGCGTGGGAAAATCCGTATCAACGAGTTACGCGATGACTTGGTGGGGGATTTACGCATTGCTACAACCCCGGAACTTGGTGCCAATCATGTGATTCCTGCATTGTCTCACTGGATGCAGGCACATCGTGGTTTAGCAGTCCATTTAGAAGCCGATAATCAATATATTGATATACTTGAAGGGCGTATCGATATCGCTTTACGCATGAGCCCAAAAATAGAAGATCATCATTTGAATGTGATGCCTCTGGCTCTGGTAGAGCAGGTGTTGGTGGCTTCTCCAAGTTATTTGAATCAGTCGGCGCCTGTATCGCGGCCTGAAGATTTAAACCATCATGACCTGATTCCAATCAATATTATGAAAAATTATCAACATTTTTCATTTCAACATGCGGCGTCAGATAAAACAGTGAATCTGGAAATGAAATCACGCTTAAGTACCAATAATGTCCTGGTTGCAAAATCATTATGTTTGCAAGGGCATGGTATTGCACGAATTTTATATCTGGATGTACAAAAGGATTTAATGAATGGTGCTCTGGTGGAGGTTTTACCAGAGTGGAAACTGGAAAATTTCACTTTATATGCCATCACGGCAAAAAAAGATCAGCAACCCATGAAGGTTCATCGTTGTCTGGATGCATTAAAACAATACTTTAGCCAGTTACCCGGCGGAAGAATTTACCAGGCAGTTTCATAA
- a CDS encoding peptidoglycan DD-metalloendopeptidase family protein: MHLVSPYRLFAAPVGLLKTMVLSTAVIATAILSGCASKPQVHNATRYAAAPDYYTVRSGDTLSGIAARYGLSYTSVADMNDIAPPYRIYVGQSLRLKDSGSRRTTTTQAVTQAAPIQRQTVQLPTTPAKTTVPATTATAPVASSKVSALRWVKPSNGAVIANFNVAANVKGIRYGGNTGDAVFAAADGQVVYAADGLKEYGNLVLIKHIDGYITAYAHNSKMNVSSGQNVTAGQKIAEMGSTGTNRTMLEFQVRLNGKPINPTIVLPIN; this comes from the coding sequence ATGCACTTGGTGTCACCATATCGCTTATTTGCTGCGCCTGTGGGTTTGTTGAAAACCATGGTCTTGTCTACAGCTGTTATTGCCACAGCCATTTTGAGTGGCTGTGCTTCAAAACCACAAGTTCATAATGCAACACGTTATGCGGCTGCACCGGATTACTATACGGTTCGATCTGGAGATACATTAAGCGGAATTGCTGCACGTTATGGTCTGTCTTATACCAGTGTTGCCGATATGAACGATATAGCGCCACCCTATCGCATTTATGTCGGTCAATCTTTACGTTTAAAAGATTCAGGCTCACGTCGCACTACCACTACACAAGCGGTGACCCAAGCCGCACCGATTCAGCGTCAAACCGTTCAACTTCCGACTACACCGGCTAAAACTACAGTTCCTGCAACCACGGCGACTGCCCCCGTAGCATCTTCGAAAGTCTCTGCTTTGCGCTGGGTAAAACCAAGTAATGGCGCAGTCATTGCAAACTTTAATGTGGCTGCAAATGTAAAGGGTATTCGTTATGGTGGTAATACTGGAGATGCGGTTTTTGCTGCGGCTGATGGTCAAGTAGTCTATGCGGCTGATGGTTTGAAAGAATATGGCAATTTAGTTCTGATCAAGCATATCGATGGCTACATTACCGCTTATGCCCACAACAGCAAAATGAATGTGAGCAGTGGCCAGAATGTGACAGCAGGGCAGAAAATTGCTGAAATGGGTTCAACGGGTACAAATCGTACTATGCTGGAGTTTCAGGTGCGTTTAAATGGTAAACCTATCAATCCGACCATCGTTTTACCAATAAATTAA
- the ltrA gene encoding group II intron reverse transcriptase/maturase yields MTKPFNIPKALIWEAFKKVKENGGAPGVDHESIEQFEKHLKNNLYKLWNRLCSGSYFPPPVKAVPIPKKSGGVRILGIPTVADRVAQTAVKLLLEPKIDPLFHPNSYGYRPGRSAHDAIAIVRRRSWDYDWVVEFDIKGLFDNIDHDLLMRALKKHCEIPWILLYVQRWLKAPMQHINGHLLERNRGTPQGGVVSPLLANLFMHYAFDMWITKHLQSVRFCRYADDGVIHCRSLSQAKLVLQKIDARFRECGLELHPDKTKIVYCQDINRRKAYPDVQFTFLGYTFRPRKAVDKYKRVYVNFSPAVSRDALKAMRQTIRKWHLHLMCNRELSDLSAIFNPILQGWQQYYGRFHGSAMSAIWQHMNAYLIRWMRRKYKNLARHKRRARYALGRLARDFPNAFVHWKMGCLPSVG; encoded by the coding sequence ATGACCAAACCATTTAACATTCCTAAAGCGTTAATCTGGGAGGCATTTAAAAAAGTCAAAGAGAATGGTGGCGCTCCAGGCGTTGATCATGAATCTATTGAGCAATTCGAAAAGCATTTAAAGAACAACCTATACAAACTATGGAATCGACTTTGTTCTGGCAGTTATTTTCCACCGCCAGTTAAGGCTGTTCCGATTCCAAAGAAGTCAGGTGGCGTGCGTATACTAGGTATTCCAACAGTTGCAGATCGAGTCGCGCAAACAGCAGTTAAGCTCTTATTAGAGCCGAAAATTGATCCATTATTTCATCCAAACTCATATGGATATCGTCCGGGGCGTTCTGCCCATGATGCAATTGCGATAGTGAGGAGACGAAGTTGGGATTATGACTGGGTTGTGGAATTTGATATCAAAGGTCTCTTTGATAACATCGACCATGATTTACTCATGCGTGCACTCAAGAAACACTGTGAAATTCCATGGATTCTTTTATATGTGCAACGTTGGTTAAAAGCACCAATGCAACACATAAATGGCCATCTTTTAGAAAGGAATCGCGGCACACCACAAGGTGGTGTTGTGAGTCCTTTATTGGCGAATTTATTTATGCATTATGCTTTTGATATGTGGATTACGAAACATCTTCAAAGTGTACGGTTCTGCCGTTATGCAGATGATGGCGTAATTCATTGTCGGAGTTTATCTCAAGCCAAACTTGTTTTACAAAAGATCGATGCACGATTTCGTGAATGTGGTCTCGAATTGCATCCAGACAAGACAAAGATTGTTTATTGCCAAGATATTAATCGTCGTAAAGCATATCCCGATGTTCAATTTACTTTTCTCGGGTACACGTTTAGGCCCCGTAAGGCTGTGGACAAGTATAAAAGAGTTTATGTAAATTTCTCTCCTGCAGTCAGTCGTGATGCACTTAAAGCAATGCGACAGACTATTCGGAAATGGCATCTACATCTGATGTGTAATCGCGAATTAAGTGATTTATCTGCAATATTCAATCCAATTCTTCAAGGTTGGCAGCAATACTATGGTCGATTCCATGGTTCAGCAATGTCAGCGATCTGGCAACACATGAATGCTTATCTTATACGCTGGATGAGGCGTAAGTATAAAAACTTGGCCCGTCATAAAAGACGGGCTAGATATGCCTTAGGGCGACTTGCGCGTGATTTTCCAAATGCCTTTGTGCACTGGAAAATGGGATGTTTACCATCGGTTGGATAA
- a CDS encoding MCR_0457 family protein, translating to MTKSISFRGLLGLGIAALLSSTVFANDGLSLEEANTIVKEDLASTQVMAEVCPAIIGKNAKFDQNIQLLIKAYLQDYSDQSMTFDKIQADSEYKSVLEEARQAAKETSKDEQKSVCEDVVNYQV from the coding sequence ATGACTAAAAGCATATCATTTCGTGGCTTATTGGGGTTAGGCATTGCGGCATTATTATCTTCTACAGTGTTCGCCAATGATGGTTTATCTCTGGAAGAAGCCAATACAATTGTGAAAGAAGACCTTGCTTCAACTCAGGTGATGGCTGAAGTATGTCCTGCTATTATTGGTAAAAATGCAAAATTTGATCAAAACATTCAGCTGTTGATTAAAGCTTATCTGCAAGACTATTCAGATCAGTCGATGACTTTTGATAAAATTCAAGCAGATTCAGAGTATAAATCTGTCCTAGAGGAAGCTCGCCAAGCGGCAAAAGAAACCAGTAAAGATGAACAAAAATCGGTTTGCGAAGATGTGGTAAATTATCAGGTTTGA
- a CDS encoding MCR_0457 family protein, producing MLKPLSLGLLTTAAMTLSMIHAATPDENIEVTPLQKVTQQELAAIYVLSEVCPDLVNDRAQFEQGYAKLAQEYLPADNNAVSSLAKLSQEKKFEPVLAEARNDAKKAGDAKNQEICQELTTYSK from the coding sequence ATGCTTAAACCGCTTTCTTTGGGACTGTTAACCACTGCTGCCATGACCCTGTCTATGATTCATGCAGCCACACCAGATGAAAATATTGAAGTAACGCCACTACAAAAAGTCACCCAGCAAGAGCTGGCAGCCATTTATGTACTTTCAGAAGTATGTCCAGATTTAGTGAATGATCGCGCTCAATTTGAACAAGGTTATGCCAAGCTGGCACAAGAATATTTACCTGCCGACAATAATGCGGTTTCGAGCCTGGCTAAACTCAGCCAAGAGAAAAAATTTGAACCTGTTTTAGCTGAAGCACGTAACGATGCAAAAAAAGCTGGAGATGCAAAAAATCAGGAAATTTGCCAAGAACTCACCACATACAGCAAATAA
- the dacC gene encoding D-alanyl-D-alanine carboxypeptidase PBP5/6 has product MTHKSALAALLLLPSFTYAATVLSAPPELNNKSYVLMDYETGQILASKNENEKLAPASMTKMMTSYIIEQKLLSGELTENEKVRMNESAWCRGSSTESCMYVPLNGTATALEMLRGIIIQSGNDASKAMAEHIAGNEGTFAHMMNQEAKRIGMTNTSFINATGMPAEGHYSTAKDMATLAQHIIHDSSKYYPIYSEKEFSFNGIKQGNRNALLYTDPSVDGLKTGHTEEAGYCLTTSAKRGPMRLISVIFGAPSMNERASQTREILAWGYANFETVKVQPANQVLAKSKVWYGKSNDVQIGLAENFNVTMPKGEANAIKTQLVVQPKLTAPLKKGQVVGKYVATLNGKVIAEKPLVALQAVEEAGFFAKMIDHIKQFFANLF; this is encoded by the coding sequence ATGACCCACAAAAGCGCCCTTGCTGCATTATTACTATTGCCGAGCTTCACATACGCAGCAACTGTCTTATCTGCACCGCCAGAACTCAATAATAAATCTTATGTTTTAATGGATTATGAGACAGGGCAAATCCTCGCATCAAAAAATGAAAATGAAAAATTAGCACCTGCTTCAATGACCAAGATGATGACCAGCTATATCATCGAACAAAAGTTATTGAGCGGTGAACTCACTGAAAATGAAAAAGTTCGTATGAACGAATCTGCGTGGTGTCGTGGTAGCAGCACGGAATCATGTATGTATGTCCCGCTTAACGGGACTGCAACAGCACTGGAAATGCTGCGTGGGATTATCATTCAGTCTGGTAACGATGCCTCTAAAGCTATGGCAGAACATATTGCCGGCAATGAAGGTACCTTTGCGCACATGATGAACCAGGAAGCAAAACGTATTGGCATGACCAATACCAGCTTCATCAATGCAACGGGTATGCCTGCAGAAGGTCACTACTCGACTGCCAAAGATATGGCAACACTTGCGCAACATATCATTCATGACAGTTCAAAATATTATCCAATCTACTCTGAAAAAGAATTTAGCTTTAACGGCATTAAACAAGGTAACCGTAATGCCTTGCTTTATACTGACCCAAGTGTAGACGGTTTAAAAACCGGTCATACTGAAGAAGCTGGCTATTGCTTAACCACTTCCGCTAAACGTGGCCCAATGCGTTTAATTTCCGTGATTTTTGGCGCACCAAGCATGAACGAACGTGCCTCACAAACACGTGAAATTTTGGCTTGGGGTTATGCAAACTTTGAAACTGTTAAGGTTCAACCTGCCAATCAGGTTTTAGCCAAGTCAAAAGTTTGGTATGGCAAAAGCAATGATGTTCAAATTGGTCTGGCAGAAAACTTTAACGTGACCATGCCTAAAGGCGAAGCCAATGCCATTAAAACTCAATTGGTCGTACAACCTAAACTGACTGCACCGTTGAAAAAAGGTCAAGTGGTAGGTAAATATGTAGCTACTTTAAACGGTAAAGTGATTGCAGAAAAACCGCTTGTTGCTCTTCAGGCAGTTGAAGAAGCTGGTTTCTTTGCAAAAATGATTGATCACATCAAACAATTCTTCGCAAACTTGTTCTAA
- a CDS encoding gamma carbonic anhydrase family protein, protein MAKNIRPYLDTTPQIDDSCYVDDMSVVIGDVVLAENVSVWPFAVIRGDVNHIRIGKNSNVQDHAMLHVSHKKADKPEGSPLIIGEDVTIGHHVTLHGCTIGNRVLVGINTIVLDDVVIEDDVMIGAGSLVPPRKRLESGYLYVGSPVQKVRPLTEKEKEFLPYSARHYVKVANNYLDETH, encoded by the coding sequence ATGGCTAAAAACATTCGTCCCTATTTAGATACCACACCGCAGATTGATGATTCATGCTATGTTGATGACATGTCTGTCGTCATTGGCGATGTGGTACTTGCTGAAAATGTTTCGGTGTGGCCGTTTGCCGTGATTCGTGGCGATGTCAACCATATCCGTATTGGTAAAAATTCCAATGTGCAGGATCATGCCATGCTGCATGTCAGCCATAAAAAAGCCGATAAACCTGAAGGTTCACCTTTAATTATTGGCGAAGATGTGACCATTGGTCATCATGTGACTTTACATGGCTGTACCATTGGCAATCGGGTATTAGTGGGGATCAACACCATCGTTTTAGATGATGTGGTGATTGAAGATGACGTGATGATTGGTGCAGGCTCTTTGGTTCCACCACGCAAACGTCTGGAAAGTGGTTATTTATATGTCGGCAGTCCGGTACAGAAAGTTCGTCCGCTTACAGAGAAAGAAAAAGAATTTTTGCCTTATTCGGCAAGACATTATGTGAAGGTGGCGAATAATTATTTAGATGAAACACATTAA
- a CDS encoding NUDIX hydrolase has product MTAWTAHVTVATVIEKNGKFLFVEEHTQGVTHTVFNQPAGHVECGETLIQAAIRETMEETGHDVEITDLLGIYTYTPPMFPDRTYFRFCFLATDLHHHTDAKLDTGIVGAVWMTLDELEESARARSPLVIKAVKDALSGQKYPLSLVYEHQNSPLFTTLDA; this is encoded by the coding sequence ATGACCGCTTGGACTGCCCACGTTACCGTCGCTACTGTTATTGAAAAAAATGGAAAATTCCTGTTTGTTGAAGAACATACTCAAGGTGTAACGCATACCGTATTTAACCAGCCTGCAGGTCATGTCGAATGTGGCGAAACGCTCATACAAGCAGCCATTCGTGAAACCATGGAAGAAACCGGGCATGATGTAGAAATTACAGACCTGCTTGGCATATATACCTATACTCCGCCAATGTTCCCTGACCGTACCTATTTCCGTTTTTGCTTTTTAGCCACAGATCTGCATCATCATACAGATGCAAAACTGGATACTGGAATCGTGGGTGCCGTCTGGATGACATTGGACGAACTGGAAGAATCTGCACGCGCACGTAGTCCCTTGGTGATTAAAGCCGTCAAAGATGCCTTATCCGGTCAAAAATATCCTTTATCGCTCGTTTATGAGCACCAAAATTCTCCCCTATTTACAACTTTGGATGCCTAA